Proteins encoded within one genomic window of Dyadobacter chenhuakuii:
- a CDS encoding DUF6934 family protein, which produces MNSEYYQTEASEDRLEFLFDSVSEKKTIPKIITFTRYADGIDLFNLAFGDLKEDARLDDLAVSNNADMEKVMATVIQSIFLFFQENPKAVLYIEGSTMQRTRLYRIIISRELSAFQKDFDIFGRIKSESEPFVLNRPYDGFVVKVKN; this is translated from the coding sequence ATGAATTCAGAATATTACCAGACTGAGGCTAGTGAAGACAGATTGGAATTTCTGTTTGACAGCGTGAGCGAAAAAAAGACAATTCCAAAAATTATTACATTCACACGTTACGCGGATGGCATCGATTTGTTTAACCTGGCTTTTGGAGATTTAAAAGAGGATGCAAGGCTTGATGATTTGGCGGTCAGCAACAATGCAGATATGGAAAAGGTAATGGCAACCGTCATTCAAAGTATTTTTCTGTTTTTCCAGGAAAATCCAAAAGCAGTGCTTTATATTGAAGGAAGTACTATGCAAAGAACCCGCCTGTACAGGATAATTATAAGCAGAGAGTTAAGTGCGTTTCAGAAAGACTTTGATATCTTTGGAAGGATCAAATCGGAGAGTGAGCCATTCGTCTTGAACCGGCCCTATGACGGATTTGTTGTAAAAGTGAAAAACTAA
- a CDS encoding Gfo/Idh/MocA family protein, with product MNNFNINRRHFLHGATAALALSTFGARGMDLINPAKTLRVGLIGTGWYGKSDLFRLIQVAPVEVLALCDVDKNQLNEAGKLVSQRQKSKKTPKLYADYQKMLAENEMDIVLIGTPDHWHALQMIDAVKAGAHVYVQKPISVDVMEGEAMVAAARKYKKVVQVGTQRKSTPHLIDAKKNIVDAGLLGKISHVEMCCYFHMRNNGNPPVEAVPDFLDYEKWTGPAPLRPYDGLPHVRWWRTFMEYGNGITGDMCVHMFDTVRWMLKLGWPKKISSTGGIYVQKEGKSNISDTQSAIFEYDELNCVWQHRTWGTPNNPDYPWSFTLYGEKGTLWASTMAYDFIPNGKGEKIHKDVVFEKEKYPEDVTEKAIELNAAPATRLHMLDFLSAIDNSSKPVADIEEGHISTASCILANLSMKTGRPIVYDPVKREIVGDREANALLARPYRDPYKHPDYKKV from the coding sequence ATGAATAATTTCAATATCAATCGCCGACATTTTCTGCATGGCGCTACGGCGGCGCTGGCGCTTTCTACATTTGGGGCGAGGGGGATGGATCTTATTAATCCTGCCAAAACGCTTCGGGTGGGGCTTATCGGGACGGGGTGGTATGGAAAAAGTGATTTGTTCCGGTTGATTCAGGTGGCTCCGGTGGAGGTGCTGGCGCTTTGTGATGTGGATAAAAACCAGTTAAATGAAGCGGGGAAACTGGTGAGTCAGCGGCAGAAATCAAAGAAGACGCCGAAGCTTTATGCCGATTACCAGAAAATGCTGGCCGAAAATGAAATGGACATTGTGCTGATCGGCACGCCGGATCATTGGCATGCGTTGCAGATGATCGATGCCGTGAAAGCAGGCGCGCACGTGTATGTGCAGAAGCCGATTAGTGTAGATGTGATGGAGGGGGAGGCGATGGTCGCTGCGGCAAGAAAGTATAAAAAAGTGGTTCAGGTGGGGACGCAGCGGAAAAGCACGCCGCATTTGATCGACGCGAAAAAGAACATTGTGGACGCTGGGCTGCTGGGTAAAATCTCACACGTTGAAATGTGCTGTTATTTCCATATGCGGAATAATGGCAATCCGCCGGTGGAGGCTGTGCCTGATTTTCTGGATTATGAGAAATGGACGGGCCCGGCTCCGCTGAGGCCTTATGATGGCCTGCCGCACGTGCGCTGGTGGAGGACATTTATGGAATATGGAAATGGCATTACGGGAGATATGTGCGTGCATATGTTTGACACGGTGCGCTGGATGCTCAAACTAGGTTGGCCTAAAAAAATCAGCTCGACGGGCGGCATTTATGTCCAAAAAGAAGGGAAATCCAATATTTCAGATACGCAATCGGCGATTTTTGAATATGATGAGCTGAATTGCGTATGGCAGCACCGCACCTGGGGAACGCCTAATAATCCCGATTATCCGTGGTCATTCACTTTATATGGCGAAAAAGGAACATTATGGGCAAGTACAATGGCCTATGATTTCATTCCCAACGGCAAAGGTGAGAAAATTCATAAAGATGTGGTTTTTGAAAAAGAGAAATACCCGGAAGATGTGACGGAAAAGGCCATTGAGCTTAATGCAGCACCCGCTACAAGGCTCCATATGCTCGACTTTTTGAGTGCGATCGACAACAGCAGTAAGCCCGTTGCCGACATTGAAGAGGGACATATTTCAACTGCCAGCTGCATTCTCGCAAATCTTTCCATGAAAACCGGGCGACCCATTGTTTATGATCCGGTAAAACGCGAAATTGTAGGGGATAGGGAAGCGAATGCGCTTTTGGCCCGCCCGTATCGGGATCCGTACAAGCATCCGGATTATAAGAAAGTTTAG
- a CDS encoding DUF4136 domain-containing protein — protein MKTIVKLMKSTAAVVVAGLLMMGCSQALQTSYDYDSSVNLKQFKTFKVEAEHNMETDPLLGSELNRRRLGDAVVEVMEAKGYKMDTKNPDIIVRFMTDVKDRQQVRSNNMYSPYMWWYGGGNNISTYNYQESRFILNIYQKNSDRMVWQGWASGKVKAPTKKEDRETMVKNTMTDILRTFPQATSDTYSRN, from the coding sequence ATGAAAACCATAGTGAAGTTGATGAAGTCCACCGCTGCGGTGGTCGTTGCGGGGCTCTTAATGATGGGATGCAGCCAGGCGCTGCAGACAAGTTACGATTACGATTCGTCTGTTAATTTAAAACAATTTAAAACCTTTAAAGTGGAGGCCGAACACAACATGGAAACGGACCCGCTTTTGGGAAGTGAATTGAACAGAAGAAGGCTTGGAGATGCGGTTGTGGAAGTGATGGAGGCCAAAGGATATAAAATGGACACCAAAAATCCCGACATCATTGTAAGGTTTATGACGGACGTAAAAGACCGTCAGCAAGTGCGTTCCAATAACATGTATTCACCTTATATGTGGTGGTACGGAGGCGGAAACAACATTTCGACCTACAACTATCAGGAAAGCCGTTTTATCCTGAACATTTATCAGAAAAACAGCGACCGTATGGTTTGGCAAGGCTGGGCATCCGGAAAAGTGAAAGCCCCTACCAAAAAAGAAGACCGAGAAACAATGGTAAAAAACACCATGACGGACATTCTGAGGACTTTCCCGCAGGCTACGTCAGATACGTATAGCAGGAATTAA